In the Phaseolus vulgaris cultivar G19833 chromosome 7, P. vulgaris v2.0, whole genome shotgun sequence genome, one interval contains:
- the LOC137830331 gene encoding G-box-binding factor 4-like isoform X1 gives MASSKLMASSHSRKSESSSPSPTPQFTTTNFIPISDAAVTAAPKTVDDVWREIVAGDRRECKEEAPDDEMMTLEDFLAKAGAVNDDDNEEVDCDIKMPMPLTERLGSGVFAFDPLLAATPFQDGVEGSVIGFGNGLEVVEGGRGKRARPVLEQLDKAAQQRQRRMIKNRESAARSRERKQAYQVELESLAVKLEEENDKLLKEKAERKKERYKQLMEKVLPIAQKQRPPCTLRRARSLQW, from the exons ATGGCATCTTCCAAGTTAATGGCTTCTTCCCATTCACGAAAATCAGAATCCTCCTCTCCTTCTCCCACACCTCAATTCACCACCACCAACTTCATCCCCATCTCCGACGCCGCCGTCACCGCCGCCCCCAAGACCGTCGATGACGTATGGAGGGAGATCGTTGCCGGTGACCGCCGCGAATGCAAGGAGGAGGCTCCTGACGACGAGATGATGACTCTCGAAGACTTCCTCGCCAAGGCCGGCGCAGTCAACGATGACGACAACGAAGAAGTTGACTGCGACATCAAGATGCCAATGCCCCTCACGGAGAGGCTCGGCAGCGGCGTCTTCGCCTTCGATCCCCTCCTCGCTGCAACGCCGTTTCAGGACGGAGTGGAAGGCTCCGTCATAGGGTTCGGGAACGGTTTGGAGGTGGTTGAAGGCGGGAGAGGGAAGAGAGCACGTCCCGTTTTGGAGCAGTTGGATAAGGCAGCGCAACAGAGACAGAGGAGAATGATTAAAAACCGAGAATCTGCCGCTAGGTCCCGGGAACGCAAGCAG gcttaccaagtGGAATTGGAGTCCTTGGCGGTGAAACTAGAGGAGGAAAACGACAAGCTCTTGAAGGAAAAG GCCGAGAGGAAAAAAGAGAGGTACAAGCAG CTAATGGAAAAAGTACTCCCTATAGCGCAGAAACAAAGGCCACCGTGTACACTCCGTAGGGCTCGCTCCTTGCAGTGGTAG
- the LOC137830331 gene encoding G-box-binding factor 4-like isoform X3 has protein sequence MASSKLMASSHSRKSESSSPSPTPQFTTTNFIPISDAAVTAAPKTVDDVWREIVAGDRRECKEEAPDDEMMTLEDFLAKAGAVNDDDNEEVDCDIKMPMPLTERLGSGVFAFDPLLAATPFQDGVEGSVIGFGNGLEVVEGGRGKRARPVLEQLDKAAQQRQRRMIKNRESAARSRERKQAYQVELESLAVKLEEENDKLLKEKLMEKVLPIAQKQRPPCTLRRARSLQW, from the exons ATGGCATCTTCCAAGTTAATGGCTTCTTCCCATTCACGAAAATCAGAATCCTCCTCTCCTTCTCCCACACCTCAATTCACCACCACCAACTTCATCCCCATCTCCGACGCCGCCGTCACCGCCGCCCCCAAGACCGTCGATGACGTATGGAGGGAGATCGTTGCCGGTGACCGCCGCGAATGCAAGGAGGAGGCTCCTGACGACGAGATGATGACTCTCGAAGACTTCCTCGCCAAGGCCGGCGCAGTCAACGATGACGACAACGAAGAAGTTGACTGCGACATCAAGATGCCAATGCCCCTCACGGAGAGGCTCGGCAGCGGCGTCTTCGCCTTCGATCCCCTCCTCGCTGCAACGCCGTTTCAGGACGGAGTGGAAGGCTCCGTCATAGGGTTCGGGAACGGTTTGGAGGTGGTTGAAGGCGGGAGAGGGAAGAGAGCACGTCCCGTTTTGGAGCAGTTGGATAAGGCAGCGCAACAGAGACAGAGGAGAATGATTAAAAACCGAGAATCTGCCGCTAGGTCCCGGGAACGCAAGCAG gcttaccaagtGGAATTGGAGTCCTTGGCGGTGAAACTAGAGGAGGAAAACGACAAGCTCTTGAAGGAAAAG CTAATGGAAAAAGTACTCCCTATAGCGCAGAAACAAAGGCCACCGTGTACACTCCGTAGGGCTCGCTCCTTGCAGTGGTAG
- the LOC137830331 gene encoding G-box-binding factor 4-like isoform X2 → MASSKLMASSHSRKSESSSPSPTPQFTTTNFIPISDAAVTAAPKTVDDVWREIVAGDRRECKEEAPDDEMMTLEDFLAKAGAVNDDDNEEVDCDIKMPMPLTERLGSGVFAFDPLLAATPFQDGVEGSVIGFGNGLEVVEGGRGKRARPVLEQLDKAAQQRQRRMIKNRESAARSRERKQAYQVELESLAVKLEEENDKLLKEKVIFFSCLIINGFTVLFSISHSVTPEAILA, encoded by the exons ATGGCATCTTCCAAGTTAATGGCTTCTTCCCATTCACGAAAATCAGAATCCTCCTCTCCTTCTCCCACACCTCAATTCACCACCACCAACTTCATCCCCATCTCCGACGCCGCCGTCACCGCCGCCCCCAAGACCGTCGATGACGTATGGAGGGAGATCGTTGCCGGTGACCGCCGCGAATGCAAGGAGGAGGCTCCTGACGACGAGATGATGACTCTCGAAGACTTCCTCGCCAAGGCCGGCGCAGTCAACGATGACGACAACGAAGAAGTTGACTGCGACATCAAGATGCCAATGCCCCTCACGGAGAGGCTCGGCAGCGGCGTCTTCGCCTTCGATCCCCTCCTCGCTGCAACGCCGTTTCAGGACGGAGTGGAAGGCTCCGTCATAGGGTTCGGGAACGGTTTGGAGGTGGTTGAAGGCGGGAGAGGGAAGAGAGCACGTCCCGTTTTGGAGCAGTTGGATAAGGCAGCGCAACAGAGACAGAGGAGAATGATTAAAAACCGAGAATCTGCCGCTAGGTCCCGGGAACGCAAGCAG gcttaccaagtGGAATTGGAGTCCTTGGCGGTGAAACTAGAGGAGGAAAACGACAAGCTCTTGAAGGAAAAG GTCATATTTTTCTCTTGCCTCATCATAAATGGGTTCACAGTGTTATTCTCAATTTCTCATTCAGTCACACCTGAAGCCATCCTTGCTTAA